The Mesorhizobium loti genome includes a region encoding these proteins:
- a CDS encoding IclR family transcriptional regulator, protein MQDGNASAVSAGEKISGSREKGLNRVLEILEFLHTTQRAIGIGDLAKGVNAPRSTTYTLVRSLVDAGLLEMEGDGNRVYFGKKLYLYGMDYVRGNDLLRRGRQEVDNLSRETGETSELCMLQSGRYTIVHASPGTRPFRISSATGLQIPLPWTASGRLLLAGLERVEIEGMVSDDDLVLPDGRKLRLDDFVADIAKAQVTGYCVTSGLVDAYTKCLAAPVFSAPGKVEATMCLVVPIDTSEERTGELIGLLRNRAAKLSIAA, encoded by the coding sequence ATGCAAGATGGCAATGCCTCGGCAGTTTCAGCCGGCGAGAAGATTTCGGGCTCCCGTGAAAAGGGGCTCAATCGGGTGCTCGAGATTCTGGAGTTTCTTCACACGACCCAGCGGGCGATCGGCATTGGCGACCTTGCCAAGGGCGTGAACGCGCCCCGCTCGACGACCTACACGCTGGTGCGGTCGCTGGTCGATGCGGGACTGCTGGAAATGGAAGGCGACGGCAATCGCGTCTATTTCGGCAAGAAGCTCTATCTCTATGGAATGGACTATGTGCGCGGCAACGACCTGTTGAGGCGGGGGCGCCAGGAGGTCGACAATCTGTCACGCGAGACCGGCGAGACCTCAGAACTGTGCATGCTGCAAAGCGGCCGTTACACGATCGTCCACGCGAGTCCCGGCACCAGGCCGTTCCGCATCAGCTCCGCCACCGGCCTGCAGATACCGCTGCCCTGGACGGCCTCGGGGCGGCTGCTTCTGGCGGGGCTGGAGAGGGTTGAGATCGAAGGCATGGTGTCGGACGACGATCTTGTGCTGCCCGACGGGCGCAAACTGCGGCTCGACGATTTCGTCGCCGACATCGCAAAAGCGCAGGTCACCGGCTATTGCGTCACCTCGGGCCTTGTCGATGCTTATACGAAATGCCTTGCCGCGCCGGTGTTTTCAGCCCCCGGCAAGGTCGAGGCGACGATGTGCCTGGTGGTCCCCATCGATACGTCCGAGGAGCGGACCGGCGAACTCATCGGCCTGCTGCGCAACCGCGCCGCGAAGCTTTCGATCGCGGCCTAG
- a CDS encoding response regulator: protein MPEYSSFIQSVRIRYISGLLIFALASAGIVIALDRVNSFRRDIDALSSNLVVFTRDLRNATSFAETTGTAWRAETRDALTTSARGHSERLTGEIETLTAQLAAIKPRLSTKTVNELQSASVNGDLFWSPRDMVRNFNLMSMAQKVDEWSYREIRNQNDLFAQPMLVRVRTAMDDERHLADASSDRLLLWASGILFAALAIVAFWIFRPMEVAIRRAFAESAESLFKAEAADRAKSEFLANMSHEIRTPMNGVLGMAELLAKTDLTARQKTFTDVIVKSGNALLTIINDILDFSKINAGQLTLDPAPFRLSEAVEDVATLVSARVAEKNLELIVRVDPRLPAHVVGDAGRFRQIITNLLGNAVKFTEKGHVLIDVGGEIVNDVVQLKVRVEDTGIGIPAEKLQNVFEKFAQVDGSSTRRHEGTGLGLAIAARLVDLMAGKIGVESEIGRGSVFWFAVPLPAHQAAARDEIVPVDVTGARVLVIDDNPVNREILLEQLRSWSFDCAAAESGAVGLAFLDRAFQLGAAVDCIILDYQMPGMNGADVARAIASDSRLSAIPIVILTSVDQVDFGKMIIDFGIAAHLTKPARSAVLLGTVISVVQKARSQVGKAQFVREPIVQAAPAAPPAFTVIRGPAMPAAIVPESATTPNGPIDILIAEDNDVNQLVFGQILNGLGLSYRIAGNGRTAVEMYRALRPKLILMDVSMPEMNGYEATRAIRAMETSTGTHIPIIGVTAHALKGDRDKCIEAGMDDYLPKPVSPDRLGTKIGTWLSETVVAKTA, encoded by the coding sequence ATGCCGGAATATTCGTCCTTCATCCAGTCAGTCCGGATTCGCTATATTTCAGGGTTGCTGATCTTCGCGCTGGCTTCCGCAGGCATCGTGATTGCGCTCGATCGTGTCAATTCCTTTCGCCGTGACATCGATGCGCTGAGCAGCAACCTCGTGGTCTTCACCCGCGATCTGCGCAACGCGACCAGCTTTGCCGAGACGACCGGCACAGCCTGGCGGGCGGAGACACGCGATGCGCTGACCACATCGGCGCGCGGCCATTCGGAGCGCCTGACCGGCGAGATCGAGACGCTGACCGCCCAGCTTGCGGCGATCAAGCCGCGGCTGTCGACCAAGACCGTCAACGAGCTCCAATCCGCTTCCGTCAACGGCGACCTGTTCTGGTCGCCGCGCGACATGGTGCGCAACTTCAACCTGATGTCGATGGCGCAGAAGGTCGACGAGTGGAGCTATCGCGAAATCCGCAACCAGAACGACCTGTTCGCCCAGCCAATGCTGGTCCGCGTCCGCACCGCCATGGACGATGAGCGCCACCTGGCCGACGCCTCCAGCGACAGGCTGCTGCTGTGGGCGAGCGGCATCCTGTTCGCGGCGCTTGCCATCGTCGCCTTCTGGATCTTTCGCCCGATGGAAGTGGCGATCCGCCGCGCCTTTGCCGAATCCGCCGAATCCCTGTTCAAGGCCGAGGCCGCCGACCGCGCCAAGTCGGAATTCCTGGCCAATATGAGCCACGAAATCCGCACGCCGATGAACGGCGTGCTCGGCATGGCCGAACTGCTGGCCAAGACCGATTTGACGGCGCGCCAGAAGACCTTCACCGACGTCATCGTCAAATCCGGCAACGCGCTGCTCACCATCATCAACGACATCCTCGATTTCTCGAAGATCAATGCCGGCCAGCTCACCCTCGACCCCGCTCCCTTCCGTCTCTCCGAGGCAGTCGAGGATGTGGCGACGCTGGTCTCGGCGCGCGTCGCCGAAAAGAACCTCGAACTGATCGTGCGGGTCGACCCGCGCCTGCCGGCCCATGTCGTCGGCGACGCCGGGCGGTTCCGGCAGATCATCACCAACCTGCTCGGCAACGCGGTGAAGTTCACCGAAAAGGGTCATGTGCTGATCGATGTCGGCGGCGAGATCGTCAACGACGTGGTCCAGCTCAAGGTGCGCGTCGAGGACACCGGCATCGGCATACCGGCCGAGAAACTGCAGAACGTGTTCGAAAAATTCGCGCAGGTCGATGGCTCATCGACCCGCCGCCATGAGGGCACAGGACTGGGCCTCGCCATCGCCGCCCGCCTCGTCGACCTGATGGCAGGCAAGATCGGCGTCGAAAGCGAGATCGGTCGCGGCTCGGTATTCTGGTTCGCGGTGCCGCTGCCCGCGCATCAGGCCGCGGCGCGCGACGAGATCGTGCCGGTCGACGTCACCGGCGCGCGCGTGCTGGTCATCGACGACAATCCGGTCAACCGAGAAATCCTGCTCGAGCAGCTCAGGAGCTGGAGCTTCGATTGCGCCGCCGCCGAAAGCGGCGCCGTCGGGCTGGCCTTCCTCGACCGCGCCTTTCAGCTCGGCGCCGCTGTCGACTGCATCATCCTCGACTACCAGATGCCGGGCATGAATGGCGCCGACGTCGCCAGAGCCATTGCTTCCGACAGCCGCCTGTCGGCCATCCCAATCGTTATCCTGACCTCGGTCGACCAGGTCGATTTCGGCAAGATGATCATCGATTTCGGCATTGCCGCGCACCTGACCAAGCCGGCGCGCTCCGCGGTCCTGCTCGGCACCGTCATCTCGGTCGTGCAGAAGGCCCGTTCGCAGGTCGGCAAGGCGCAGTTCGTCCGCGAACCGATCGTGCAGGCTGCCCCGGCAGCACCGCCCGCCTTTACCGTCATCCGCGGCCCGGCGATGCCGGCCGCGATAGTGCCGGAATCGGCAACGACGCCGAACGGACCGATCGACATCCTTATTGCCGAGGACAATGACGTCAACCAGCTGGTGTTCGGCCAGATCCTCAATGGGTTGGGCTTGAGCTACCGCATCGCCGGCAACGGCCGCACCGCGGTCGAGATGTACCGGGCGCTTCGCCCCAAGCTGATCCTGATGGACGTCTCGATGCCGGAAATGAACGGCTATGAAGCGACCCGCGCGATCCGGGCCATGGAGACCTCGACGGGCACGCACATACCGATCATCGGCGTCACCGCGCACGCTCTGAAGGGCGATCGCGACAAGTGCATCGAGGCCGGCATGGACGACTACCTGCCGAAGCCCGTTTCGCCCGACCGCCTCGGCACCAAGATAGGCACCTGGCTCAGCGAGACGGTGGTGGCGAAGACGGCGTAG
- a CDS encoding DUF465 domain-containing protein, with product MSDQEQADIRLEYSRLKQEHADFDAAINAMIAMACDPLQIQRMKKKKLFLKDRLMALEDKIIPDIIA from the coding sequence ATGTCCGATCAGGAACAGGCTGATATCCGCCTCGAATATTCCCGGCTGAAGCAGGAGCACGCCGATTTCGATGCGGCCATCAACGCGATGATCGCCATGGCCTGCGATCCGCTGCAGATCCAGCGCATGAAGAAGAAAAAGCTGTTCCTCAAGGACCGGCTGATGGCGCTGGAAGACAAGATCATTCCCGACATCATTGCCTGA
- a CDS encoding class I SAM-dependent methyltransferase, protein MSTTDKLFSGSIPEVYDRAMVPLIFEPYARDLAERVSRLGPQSVLEVAAGTGVVTRALAARLPAQTRIVATDLNQPMLDHARTRMADDPRIIWRQADAQALPFEDAQFDAVVCQFGAMFFPDRVAAYGQARRVMRPGGHFLFNVWSAIEENEFAEEVTRALGHLFPTDPPRFMARTPHGYHNADTIRADLHAAGFHDVAIEPLDAVSAAPSPHDAAAAYCQGTPLRAEIEARGGSLEEATRYVANAMGKRFGEGPVSGRIRALVVVAA, encoded by the coding sequence ATGTCGACCACCGACAAGCTGTTCAGCGGTTCCATTCCCGAGGTCTACGACCGGGCGATGGTGCCGCTGATCTTCGAGCCATATGCGCGGGATCTGGCGGAGCGGGTGTCGAGGCTCGGGCCGCAATCAGTGCTCGAAGTGGCGGCGGGCACCGGCGTGGTGACACGGGCGCTCGCAGCGAGGCTGCCGGCGCAGACACGCATCGTGGCCACCGACCTTAACCAGCCCATGCTTGATCACGCGCGCACCCGGATGGCGGACGATCCTCGGATCATCTGGCGGCAGGCCGATGCTCAGGCGCTGCCCTTCGAGGACGCACAGTTTGATGCCGTGGTCTGCCAGTTTGGCGCGATGTTCTTCCCCGATCGAGTGGCCGCCTACGGGCAAGCTCGGCGGGTGATGCGGCCGGGCGGGCATTTCCTGTTCAACGTCTGGAGTGCCATCGAAGAGAACGAGTTCGCCGAGGAAGTGACACGGGCGCTCGGCCATCTCTTTCCCACCGATCCGCCGCGCTTCATGGCGAGGACGCCGCACGGCTATCACAATGCGGACACCATCCGCGCCGACCTGCATGCCGCCGGCTTCCACGACGTCGCCATCGAGCCTCTGGATGCCGTGAGCGCAGCTCCGTCGCCGCATGATGCGGCCGCGGCCTATTGCCAGGGCACACCGCTGCGTGCCGAGATCGAGGCGCGCGGCGGCTCGCTGGAGGAGGCGACGCGATACGTGGCGAATGCCATGGGGAAACGGTTCGGGGAAGGCCCGGTGAGTGGCCGCATCCGCGCCCTCGTCGTGGTGGCGGCCTGA
- a CDS encoding YdcH family protein: protein MSLASHLDELQRKHGDIEREIDDAMNHPSVDDLEIVNLKRRKLALKDAIEKLRAHPTTH, encoded by the coding sequence ATGTCTCTTGCTTCCCATCTTGATGAGTTGCAGCGGAAACACGGCGACATCGAACGTGAAATCGATGACGCGATGAACCATCCATCGGTCGACGACCTCGAAATCGTGAATCTCAAGCGACGCAAGCTGGCACTCAAGGATGCGATTGAAAAACTGAGGGCACATCCGACCACGCATTGA
- the ispG gene encoding flavodoxin-dependent (E)-4-hydroxy-3-methylbut-2-enyl-diphosphate synthase: protein MTGYFSSPFPRRTSVGVDVGGVVVGGGAPVVVQSMTNTDTADIDQTVAQVAALHRAGSEIVRITVDRDESAAAVPRIHERLQRLGINVPLVGDFHYIGHKLLADHPACAEALAKYRINPGNVGFKDKKDRQFAAIVEMAIKHDKPVRIGVNWGSLDQELLTRLMDDNQDKGFPLTAQEVTREAIVQSAILSAEMAEEIGLGREKIILSAKVSGVQDLIAVYTELATRSNHALHLGLTEAGMGSKGIVASSAAMGILLQQGIGDTIRISLTPEPNGDRTREVQVSQELLQTMGFRQFVPIVAACPGCGRTTSTVFQELAQNIQADLRKNMPVWRDKYPGVENLKVAVMGCIVNGPGESKHADIGISLPGTGETPTAPVFVDGKKAATLRGPSIAADFEKMVADYIEQRFGRGKAAAE from the coding sequence ATGACCGGATATTTTTCCTCTCCTTTTCCCCGCCGCACCTCGGTCGGCGTCGATGTCGGCGGCGTGGTCGTCGGCGGCGGCGCACCCGTTGTCGTGCAGTCGATGACCAACACCGACACGGCCGATATCGACCAGACCGTGGCGCAGGTTGCAGCACTCCACCGTGCCGGCTCGGAGATCGTGCGCATCACCGTCGATCGCGACGAGAGTGCTGCCGCCGTGCCGCGCATTCATGAGCGGCTTCAGCGGCTTGGCATCAACGTGCCGCTGGTCGGCGATTTCCACTATATCGGCCACAAGCTTTTGGCCGATCATCCGGCCTGTGCCGAGGCGCTGGCCAAATATCGCATCAACCCCGGCAATGTCGGCTTCAAGGACAAGAAGGACCGGCAGTTCGCCGCGATCGTCGAGATGGCGATCAAACACGACAAGCCGGTGCGCATCGGCGTCAACTGGGGCTCGCTCGACCAGGAGCTTTTGACCCGGTTGATGGACGACAACCAGGACAAGGGTTTTCCGCTGACCGCGCAAGAGGTGACGCGCGAGGCGATCGTGCAGTCGGCGATCCTGTCGGCCGAGATGGCGGAAGAGATCGGCCTTGGCCGCGAGAAAATCATCCTGTCAGCCAAGGTCAGCGGCGTGCAGGACCTGATCGCCGTCTATACCGAACTCGCCACCCGTTCCAACCATGCGCTGCATCTCGGCCTCACCGAGGCCGGCATGGGTTCGAAAGGCATCGTCGCTTCGTCGGCCGCCATGGGCATCCTGCTGCAGCAAGGCATCGGCGACACCATCCGCATCTCGCTAACGCCGGAGCCGAATGGCGACCGCACGCGTGAGGTGCAGGTGTCGCAGGAATTGCTGCAGACCATGGGCTTCAGGCAGTTCGTGCCGATCGTTGCCGCTTGCCCCGGCTGCGGCCGCACGACCTCGACCGTGTTCCAGGAACTGGCCCAGAACATCCAGGCGGATCTGCGCAAGAACATGCCGGTGTGGCGCGACAAATATCCCGGCGTCGAGAACCTCAAGGTGGCGGTGATGGGTTGCATCGTCAACGGCCCGGGCGAGTCCAAGCATGCCGACATCGGCATTTCGCTGCCTGGCACCGGCGAGACGCCGACCGCGCCTGTCTTCGTCGACGGCAAGAAGGCGGCGACGCTGCGCGGGCCGTCGATCGCGGCGGATTTCGAGAAAATGGTCGCAGACTATATCGAGCAACGGTTTGGTCGCGGCAAAGCCGCGGCCGAGTAG
- a CDS encoding lytic transglycosylase domain-containing protein, with product MQRFLWATLILLCGLVWSTLAQADPPQSAKQRLIDRVCTLIQAHADQNGLPRDFFARLIWKESRFDPNAISPVGAEGIAQFMPGTAKMRGLANSFDIDQAIPASARYLAEMKTGYGNLGLAAAAYNAGESRVSRWLSSGGFLPMETESYVFDIMGEPADKFTDRAYAGKIEPLDAKTDFTVACRRLPVIMSRTVAMASINIKPWGIQVAGNFRRSAAISQWVRVRSRFPALLNGHDPVVSRVRTPIGRRGIYAVRIGVDRRADANVICQKLQSVGGACVVVRNR from the coding sequence ATGCAGCGTTTCCTCTGGGCGACGCTGATCCTACTGTGTGGGCTGGTCTGGTCGACGCTGGCCCAGGCGGATCCGCCGCAATCCGCCAAACAGCGGCTGATCGACAGGGTCTGCACCCTGATCCAGGCCCATGCCGATCAGAATGGCCTGCCCCGGGATTTCTTCGCCCGGCTGATCTGGAAGGAAAGCCGTTTCGATCCCAACGCCATCAGTCCGGTCGGCGCCGAAGGCATCGCCCAGTTCATGCCGGGCACCGCCAAGATGCGCGGACTGGCCAATTCCTTCGACATCGACCAGGCGATCCCGGCCTCGGCTAGATATCTCGCTGAAATGAAAACCGGCTACGGCAATCTCGGCCTGGCGGCGGCCGCCTACAATGCCGGCGAGAGCCGGGTGTCGCGCTGGCTCAGCTCCGGCGGCTTCCTGCCGATGGAAACCGAAAGCTATGTCTTCGACATCATGGGCGAGCCGGCCGACAAGTTTACCGACCGGGCCTATGCCGGAAAGATCGAGCCGCTCGATGCAAAGACGGATTTTACCGTCGCCTGCCGCAGGCTGCCGGTGATCATGTCGCGGACCGTGGCGATGGCCTCGATCAACATTAAGCCGTGGGGCATCCAGGTGGCCGGCAATTTTCGCCGCAGTGCCGCGATCAGCCAGTGGGTCAGGGTAAGGAGCCGGTTCCCGGCCCTGCTCAACGGGCATGATCCGGTGGTCAGCCGGGTGCGCACGCCGATCGGCCGGCGCGGTATCTACGCAGTCAGGATCGGTGTCGACCGGCGCGCCGATGCCAACGTCATCTGCCAGAAATTGCAAAGTGTCGGTGGGGCATGCGTGGTGGTGCGCAACCGGTAA
- a CDS encoding Stf0 sulfotransferase, translated as MFDGYIICGTPRTGSTLLCKLLASTKTAGDPHSFYRRQDVSEWAEEWKVPDRGTMSEREFNVAYLNAAIAAGKGGTGIFGLRLMRENLDELSAILDQIFPGLSSDRARLEKAFGRILYIHLSREDKLAQAVSLIKAEQTGLWHIAPDGTEIERVAPPKEPQYDFERIRREVTELETYDAAWNIWFEEQGISPLRVGYERLAVNPAATLLGICEALGVRTPDAEDVSPGVAKLSDETSLDWMRRYCLDAVV; from the coding sequence ATGTTCGATGGATACATTATCTGCGGCACGCCGAGGACCGGAAGCACGCTGCTGTGCAAGCTTCTGGCATCCACGAAGACGGCTGGCGATCCGCACTCATTCTATCGGCGGCAGGATGTGTCGGAGTGGGCCGAAGAGTGGAAGGTGCCTGATCGCGGCACGATGAGTGAGCGCGAATTCAATGTCGCCTATCTCAACGCGGCGATCGCGGCGGGCAAGGGTGGGACCGGCATCTTCGGCCTTCGTTTGATGCGCGAAAATCTGGATGAGCTTTCGGCAATCCTCGACCAGATTTTCCCAGGGCTTTCATCCGACAGAGCGCGTCTTGAAAAGGCCTTTGGCCGCATTCTCTACATACACCTCTCCCGGGAGGACAAGCTTGCGCAGGCTGTCTCCCTGATCAAAGCCGAGCAGACCGGTCTTTGGCATATCGCTCCTGACGGCACCGAGATCGAAAGGGTGGCCCCGCCGAAAGAGCCCCAATATGATTTCGAGCGGATCAGACGTGAGGTCACGGAACTCGAGACCTATGATGCGGCCTGGAACATCTGGTTCGAGGAGCAAGGCATTTCCCCTCTGCGGGTCGGCTATGAGCGCCTTGCCGTGAACCCGGCTGCGACATTGCTAGGCATCTGCGAAGCCCTGGGGGTCCGAACCCCTGACGCCGAGGATGTTAGCCCCGGCGTTGCAAAGCTCTCCGACGAGACGAGCCTCGACTGGATGCGCCGCTATTGTCTGGACGCAGTCGTCTGA
- a CDS encoding transporter substrate-binding domain-containing protein — protein sequence MNDTSGRRDFLKLGMAGLATAGVLATVDAQKAAAQAAPDSLLRTVLDRGKLIVGTGSTNAPWHFENDAGELVGMDITMGRILAKGLFDDPTKVEFVMQDPAQRIPNVTTNKVDITIQFMTMSAQRSQLVNFSRPYYVEGVALLSLPTAENKTFDKLLAGGAATRISILQNVDAEAQVHSVLPQCQVMQIDTQANVLQALESKRVDAAAVDLSTVRWLASRNPDKYFDAGKSWLSMLYGAALRQGDLDWLTFVNATFTIAMFGHENALYDAAFKDYFGQEPPARHPGFPAI from the coding sequence GTGAACGACACATCCGGAAGACGTGATTTTCTGAAATTGGGAATGGCAGGGCTGGCCACGGCTGGCGTGCTGGCAACCGTCGATGCCCAGAAGGCCGCTGCCCAGGCAGCACCCGACAGCTTGCTGCGCACCGTGCTCGATCGCGGCAAGCTGATCGTCGGCACCGGCAGCACCAACGCACCCTGGCACTTCGAGAACGATGCCGGCGAACTCGTCGGCATGGACATCACCATGGGGCGCATTCTCGCCAAGGGCCTTTTCGACGATCCGACCAAGGTCGAATTCGTCATGCAGGATCCGGCTCAGCGCATTCCCAACGTGACCACCAACAAGGTCGACATCACCATCCAGTTCATGACGATGAGCGCCCAGCGCTCGCAGCTGGTCAATTTTTCCCGGCCTTACTATGTCGAGGGCGTCGCCCTGCTGAGCCTTCCGACCGCCGAGAACAAGACCTTCGACAAGCTGCTTGCCGGCGGCGCGGCGACACGCATCTCCATCCTGCAGAATGTCGATGCCGAGGCGCAGGTGCATTCGGTCCTGCCCCAGTGCCAGGTCATGCAGATCGATACCCAGGCCAACGTCCTGCAGGCGCTGGAATCGAAACGCGTCGATGCCGCTGCCGTCGATCTGTCCACGGTGCGCTGGCTTGCCTCGCGCAATCCGGACAAATATTTCGACGCCGGCAAGAGCTGGCTGAGCATGCTTTATGGCGCAGCACTGCGGCAAGGTGACCTCGACTGGCTGACCTTCGTCAACGCGACCTTCACCATCGCCATGTTCGGCCACGAAAACGCACTCTACGATGCCGCCTTCAAGGACTATTTCGGACAGGAGCCGCCGGCGCGCCATCCCGGCTTCCCAGCCATCTGA
- a CDS encoding chloramphenicol phosphotransferase: protein MKARIILLNGVGSAGKSSIARVLQTITAEPFLHVQMDTFIAMLPDALQDHTDGFSYETIQRDGKPSVVIRTGPVGARTLRGMRHAIAAMAGQGNNLIVDDVLCNGEISDYLELLSAFDLHLVGIMAPLEVLEAREARRGDRMPGLARWQYERVHANVDYDLEVDTSVLTPLECARRIQQRFQLLGRPS from the coding sequence ATGAAAGCCAGGATCATTTTGCTCAATGGCGTCGGCAGTGCGGGCAAGTCTTCGATCGCCAGGGTCCTGCAGACAATAACCGCCGAGCCCTTCCTGCATGTGCAGATGGACACTTTCATCGCGATGCTGCCCGACGCCTTGCAGGACCATACGGATGGTTTTTCCTATGAAACCATCCAACGGGACGGCAAGCCTTCGGTGGTGATCAGGACCGGGCCGGTTGGCGCGCGAACCCTGCGTGGCATGCGCCACGCCATCGCCGCCATGGCCGGGCAGGGCAACAATCTCATCGTCGACGACGTGCTCTGCAACGGCGAAATATCAGACTATCTCGAACTGCTGTCGGCTTTCGATCTCCATCTGGTCGGCATCATGGCACCGCTGGAAGTCCTGGAAGCGCGGGAAGCTCGGCGCGGCGACCGCATGCCGGGACTGGCGCGCTGGCAATATGAGCGCGTGCACGCGAATGTAGATTACGACCTCGAAGTCGACACCAGCGTCCTCACGCCGCTGGAATGTGCCCGTCGCATTCAGCAAAGATTTCAGCTATTGGGGCGGCCATCTTGA